The Kluyveromyces lactis strain NRRL Y-1140 chromosome B complete sequence genome contains a region encoding:
- the CAP1 gene encoding Cap1p (uniprot|O74232 Kluyveromyces lactis CAP1 CAPZA F-actin capping protein alpha subunit) yields MSEFEKIVRDIVFDSPPEEISLVYDNLQVLSDGQSKQQIASIIQEFNEKHRVPAAKGEERYLVSEYNKSGSKYFDPVNKVLFAVDHITREASDIEEYTSEDATQVQSDLYDELSKYVSNFFPDTAVFNVFKIPESDQYAIIVVSNKKSLGDFWTGYWLSEYVYDVDGDTISGEVSVDAHYFEDGNVRFKSTASLESAQTDSPIVSIKQFENEFEKNLINKFQYMNETQFKGLRRRLPVTRAKINWGQGIGNYRLGRDAAQGA; encoded by the coding sequence ATGTCTGAATTTGAGAAGATTGTGAGAGATATTGTATTCGATTCCCCTCCAGAGGAAATCTCTTTGGTTTACGATAATCTACAAGTGTTAAGCGATGGTCAAAGCAAGCAACAGATTGCTTCAATTATCCAAGAATTCAATGAGAAGCACAGAGTGCCAGCTGCTAAGGGTGAAGAGAGATATCTTGTGTCTGAATACAATAAATCTGGAAGTAAATATTTCGATCCAGTAAACAAGGTTTTATTTGCCGTAGACCATATTACCCGCGAAGCTAGTGATATTGAGGAATATACCAGTGAAGATGCCACTCAGGTACAATCAGACCTTTACGATGAATTGTCTAAATACGTTTCAAACTTCTTCCCTGATACAGCTGTGTTCAACGTGTTTAAGATTCCAGAGAGCGACCAATATGCCATAATCGTTGTCAGTAACAAGAAAAGTTTAGGTGATTTCTGGACTGGTTACTGGTTATCAGAATATGTGTATGATGTCGATGGGGATACGATCTCTGGCGAAGTCTCCGTCGATGCTCATTACTTCGAAGACGGTAACGTTCGTTTCAAATCAACTGCTTCCTTGGAATCAGCACAGACGGATTCACCAATAGTAAGCATCAAGCAGTTTGAGAACGagtttgaaaagaatctcATCAATAAGTTCCAGTACATGAATGAAACACAGTTCAAGGGattgagaagaagattacCCGTGACTAGAGCCAAGATCAACTGGGGACAAGGGATCGGTAATTACAGATTGGGAAGAGATGCTGCTCAAGGTGCATGA
- the HSE1 gene encoding ESCRT-0 subunit protein HSE1 (similar to uniprot|P38753 Saccharomyces cerevisiae YHL002W HSE1 Subunit of the endosomal Vps27p-Hse1p complex required for sorting of ubiquitinated membrane proteins into intralumenal vesicles prior to vacuolar degradation, as well as for recycling of Golgi proteins and formation of lumenal membranes), translating to MSSHPKVKKAIERATDPGLRVDNWGYLIEVCDLVKVDAEDRGQYAMKIIEERLLKQDANMILRTLSLVVALAENCGSRLQQAISSKHFTGILYKIVDDSQVHVAVKREVLKVVHQLADSFKNDPSLKYMHDLESKIKISHPELISEPRVPKKKEMSKDREVEEEKELAEALRLSLLEFEKTGSRQQVQQPQQQQQQQQQQQQQQQQKLYPQNAEAQQQQAPTVIRKVRAMYDFNSTEQDELSFKKGDLICVVEQVYRDWWRGTLAGSVGIFPLNYVTPVTEPSQQELAAERAKDEQVFAQKDNVDRLQNKLREAGNADITQDQEINDLYGSVSPIRPQISKMLGKYAQKKEDLVSLRQILANAEITYNQLLSRASNAYAYSAPPPAPMTGPAPTPGPQSPMSPTAQYTSPTNTQTQMNGIPNPPYSYPLPQQTQQIQQSEQTQQPLSQINSPQNYASSVGNTNYTGTNHIPQPLAPYPQYTGMSMQSIPPQQPQMPQHYNMSSNSNAQ from the coding sequence ATGAGTTCGCATCCGAAGGTTAAAAAGGCCATCGAACGGGCTACAGATCCCGGATTAAGGGTTGACAATTGGGGATACCTCATTGAAGTTTGTGATTTGGTAAAGGTTGATGCGGAAGACCGGGGTCAATATGCTATGAAGATAATTGAAGAACGgttattgaaacaagatGCCAATATGATTCTTCGGACCTTGTCGTTGGTAGTTGCACTAGCTGAAAACTGTGGAAGCCGGTTACAGCAAGCAATTAGCAGTAAGCATTTTACTGGCATTTTATACAAAATAGTGGATGATTCTCAGGTTCATGTAGCGGTGAAGAGAGAGGTGTTGAAAGTCGTTCATCAGTTAGCAGATTCGTTCAAGAACGATCCTTCGTTGAAGTATATGCATGATCTAGAGAGCAAAATCAAGATATCACATCCGGAGTTGATCTCAGAGCCTCGAGTACctaagaagaaagaaatgagtAAAGATAGAGAGGTtgaagaggaaaaagagCTCGCAGAGGCACTAAGATTGTCCTTacttgaatttgaaaagacGGGTAGCAGGCAACAAGTACAACAGCctcaacagcagcagcagcagcaacagcagcagcaacagcagcaacaacagaaacTGTACCCTCAGAATGCCGAAgctcaacaacaacaagcGCCAACTGTTATACGTAAGGTAAGGGCAATGTacgatttcaattctacAGAACAGGATGAattatctttcaagaaaggGGATCTGATTTGTGTGGTTGAGCAGGTGTACAGGGATTGGTGGAGAGGAACGCTTGCTGGGAGCGTTGGAATCTTCCCGCTCAATTATGTAACTCCAGTTACAGAACCTTCTCAACAAGAATTGGCAGCAGAAAGAGCAAAGGACGAACAGGTTTTCGCTCAAAAGGACAATGTTGACAGGCTACAGAATAAGTTGAGAGAAGCTGGAAACGCAGATATCACGCAAGACCAAGAGATAAATGATTTGTACGGATCAGTTTCACCAATTCGCCCACAGATATCAAAGATGCTTGGTAAGTACGctcagaagaaagaagatctcGTATCATTACGTCAAATTTTGGCTAATGCTGAAATCACATACAACCAGTTGCTAAGTCGAGCATCTAATGCTTATGCTTATTCTGCGCCTCCGCCCGCGCCTATGACGGGACCTGCACCAACTCCAGGCCCACAAAGTCCAATGTCACCAACTGCTCAATACACAAGTCCTACAAATACACAAACGCAAATGAATGGCATACCAAATCCGCCATATTCATATCCATTACCTCAACAAActcaacaaattcaacagTCTGAACAAACTCAGCAGCCCTTGAGTCAAATAAACTCACCTCAAAATTATGCGAGCTCAGTCGGTAACACCAATTATACTGGTACGAACCATATCCCACAGCCATTGGCACCATATCCTCAGTACACCGGTATGTCAATGCAGTCTATACCTCCGCAGCAACCTCAAATGCCTCAACATTATAACATGAGCTCTAACAGTAATGCTCAGTAG
- the MRT4 gene encoding mRNA turnover protein MRT4 (highly similar to uniprot|P33201 Saccharomyces cerevisiae YKL009W MRT4 Protein involved in mRNA turnover and ribosome assembly localizes to the nucleolus), whose translation MPRSKRSKLVTLAQTDKKGRENKERIFDEVREALDSFRYAWVLHLEDVRTPVLQEIRSSWVGSKLIMGKRKVLVKALGEKPEEEYKENLAKLCKHCSGVTGLLFTNEPVDVVEDYFKAYVRADFSRPKSKAPLSFTIPAGIVYSRGGQIPEEEDVPMIHSLEPTLRNKFKIPTKIKNGKITIESPYLVCEKGKTLDVTQALILKQFGIAAAEFRVKVAAYYDNETSSVEQININMDSK comes from the coding sequence ATGCCAAGATCTAAGCGTTCAAAGTTGGTTACATTGGCCCAAACCGATAAGAAGGGTAGAGAGAACAAGGAAAGGATATTCGATGAAGTTAGAGAAGCCTTGGATTCTTTCAGATACGCTTGGGTTTTACATTTGGAAGATGTGAGAACTCCAGTTTTGCAAGAGATTAGAAGTTCTTGGGTTGGATCCAAGTTAATCATGGGTAAGAGGAAGGTGTTGGTGAAAGCGTTAGGTGAAAAGCCAGAGGAAGAGTACAAGGAGAACTTGGCCAAACTATGTAAGCACTGTTCTGGTGTTACTGGTCTATTATTTACCAACGAACCTGTCGATGTAGTGGAAGATTACTTCAAGGCATATGTGAGAGCTGATTTCTCCAGaccaaaatcaaaggcTCCATTGTCTTTTACCATTCCAGCCGGTATTGTATACTCTCGTGGTGGTCAAATcccagaagaagaagatgtgCCTATGATACATTCTCTGGAACCAACTCTAAGAAACAAGTTCAAGATTCCAACCAAAATTAAGAATGGTAAGATTACCATCGAATCTCCATACTTGGTCTGTGAAAAGGGCAAAACTCTAGATGTTACTCAAGcattgatcttgaaacAATTTGGTATAGCAGCTGCTGAATTCAGGGTGAAGGTTGCCGCATACTACGATAACGAAACTTCTAGTGTGGAACAgatcaatatcaacatGGATTCGAAATAA
- the SHU1 gene encoding Shu1p (similar to uniprot|P38751 Saccharomyces cerevisiae YHL006C SHU1 Protein involved in recombination), whose product MEDVLRDVLDRNKKVLVIAVGVKARSFFEQDLRENKTHFFNSIDDIVRGRSNVRILFLDKLQYLYMYLTYVEIELQNKGNTSMCYEEIIIYGLESLLMTKEQLESEETQKTLDLSISQLRHCNLILHGSLRLENQYAVRIRMVSATDLGMMSQGWKNLTEYWQYVYSIKDS is encoded by the coding sequence ATGGAAGATGTACTGCGTGATGTATTGGACCGTAACAAGAAAGTTCTAGTTATAGCAGTTGGCGTTAAGGCTCGAAGTTTCTTCGAGCAAGATCTACGGGAAAACAAGACGCATTTCTTTAACAGTATTGATGATATAGTCAGGGGACGATCCAACGTGCGGATTCTGTTCCTTGATAAATTACAgtatttatatatgtactTGACATATGTCGAGATTGAGCTCCAGAATAAAGGAAACACATCGATGTGctatgaagaaattatcatctACGGTTTAGAGTCCCTGTTAATGACGaaagaacaattggaaTCAGAAGAGACACAGAAAACTCTTGATCTGTCAATCTCCCAGCTGCGACATTGTAACCTCATCCTTCATGGATCGCTTCGACTGGAAAATCAGTACGCTGTGCGTATCAGAATGGTGTCAGCGACAGATCTGGGAATGATGTCTCAAGGTTGGAAGAATCTGACCGAATATTGGCAGTACGTGTATTCGATAAAGGATTCCTAG
- the MRP4 gene encoding mitochondrial 37S ribosomal protein uS2m (similar to uniprot|P32902 Saccharomyces cerevisiae YHL004W MRP4 Mitochondrial ribosomal protein of the small subunit), giving the protein MSVRYCTKNLVGRAPFALRSGAVRLQSSSSKASSSDESNAIKGENGEELQSVDVAAARQSEFNGSISQLLHQAMNTPIEELGDLETKLKSPLTEKEQQLDEKLTAFLRKYSKYNKVLDLPEDTNKFDFSSKVLSQPLHTREFPYLSHTSKEKPYSEQELYVRQLKHAAHTSKLGANIQDVYFPHKDVFNPPSLQQVSIEKLMAAGVHLGQSTALWRASTQPYIYGEYKGIHIIDLNQTLSHLKRAAQVVEGVAENGGLILFLGTREGQKRTLIKAAERVNGYYVASKWVPGTLTNPTEISSSWERHEVDYFGNPTGRELTLNESMSIIKPDLLVVLNPTENRNALKEAMKARVPTIGIIDTDSEPSLVTYPIPANDDSLRSVSLLTSILAKAGERGVQTRLNRASV; this is encoded by the coding sequence ATGTCTGTTAGATACTGCACCAAAAATTTGGTGGGGAGGGCGCCATTTGCCTTAAGATCAGGTGCAGTGAGACTGCAaagttcttcatcaaagGCTAGTTCCAGCGATGAGTCCAATGCTATAAAAGGCGAGAATGGTGAAGAATTACAATCTGTGGATGTAGCAGCGGCTCGTCAATCGGAATTTAACGGGAGTATATCTCAGCTTTTACATCAGGCAATGAACACACCAATAGAAGAGTTAGGAGATCTGGAAACCAAGTTGAAGTCGCCATTGACTgagaaagaacaacaaTTGGATGAGAAATTGACTGCATTTTTGAGGAAGTACTCGAAATATAACAAAGTTTTAGATCTACCAGAGGATACCAACAAGTTCGACTTTAGTTCAAAAGTTTTGTCCCAACCATTACATACTAGAGAGTTCCCATATTTGTCGCACACCAGTAAAGAAAAGCCTTATTCGGAACAAGAATTATATGTACGTCAATTAAAACATGCCGCTCATACATCCAAATTAGGTGCTAATATACAAGACGTGTATTTCCCACACAAGGACGTTTTCAACCCGCCATCTTTACAGCAAGTATCCATTGAAAAGCTAATGGCCGCTGGTGTACATTTGGGCCAATCCACTGCTCTATGGAGAGCTTCTACACAACCATATATTTACGGTGAATACAAGGGCATTCATatcattgatttgaatCAAACACTTTCGCATTTGAAGAGAGCTGCACAGGTCGTAGAAGGTGTTGCTGAAAATGGTGGTTTGATTCTTTTCCTTGGGACCAGAGAGGGTCAAAAGAGAACTTTAATTAAGGCAGCTGAAAGAGTAAACGGTTATTATGTGGCATCTAAGTGGGTACCAGGTACTTTGACCAATCCTACTGAAATTTCAAGTAGTTGGGAAAGACACGAAGTGGATTATTTCGGTAACCCAACCGGTAGAGAATTGACTCTTAACGAATCTATGAGCATTATTAAACCAGATTTATTAGTTGTTTTGAACCCTACTGAAAATAGAAACGCTTTGAAAGAGGCAATGAAGGCAAGAGTCCCAACAATTGGTATTATCGATACCGATTCTGAACCATCGTTGGTGACATATCCTATTCCAGCTAATGATGATTCTCTACGTTCTGTAAGTTTATTAACCAGCATCTTAGCTAAGGCTGGTGAAAGAGGTGTACAAACTCGTTTGAATCGTGCATCAGTTTAG
- the SFT1 gene encoding Sft1p (highly similar to uniprot|P43682 Saccharomyces cerevisiae YKL006C-A SFT1 Intra-Golgi v-SNARE required for transport of proteins between an early and a later Golgi compartment), producing the protein MSDSKYSQVENDNNQRLDELANKLSTFRNINQDIGNQAANDSSLIDNIQNSFGQLFLNVKNSSTRLQRSMNAGNNIWRMVGVSLLCFFILYTIYKVF; encoded by the exons ATGTCGGATTCCAAGTACTCACAGGTGGAAAATGAT AATAATCAAAGGTTAGACGAATTGGCCAATAAACTATCTACATTCAGAAATATCAACCAAGATATTGGAAATCAAGCCGCAAATGACAGCTCCCTTATCGACAATATACAGAACTCATTCGGTCAACTTTTCCTTAATGTCAAGAACTCATCTACAAGGCTCCAGAGATCTATGAATGCCGGTAATAATATATGGCGTATGGTGGGTGTATCATTATTGTGTTTCTTCATATTGTACACGATATATAAGGTATTTTAA
- a CDS encoding TLC domain-containing protein (similar to uniprot|P28496 Saccharomyces cerevisiae YKL008C LAC1 Ceramide synthase component involved in synthesis of ceramide from C26(acyl)-coenzyme A and dihydrosphingosine or phytosphingosine functionally equivalent to Lag1p and similar to YHL003C uniprot|P38703 Saccharomyces cerevisiae YHL003C LAG1 Ceramide synthase component involved in synthesis of ceramide from C26(acyl)-coenzyme A and dihydrosphingosine or phytosphingosine functionally equivalent to Lac1p): protein MPPKNQSPELRRRRTTSIGRINLGDTSVPSLSTMSVTEESKHASEARLKLLSSSSEKDIDVLRKLWLSYRELSYRHSWLTSLLIISVIYLFYICSGNRTASNPLHMFVAISYQIGDTNMYGKGPKDLCFVFFYMIFFTFLREFIMQVILRPLSIKMGSTRENKIRRMMEQMYSIFYYSISGPFGLYIMYHTDLWLFRTDTMYKTYPDFNNEYLYKIFYLGQAAFWTQQSCVLTLQLEKPRKDFQELIFHHIVTLALIWLSYVFHFTKMGLSVYVTMDVSDFFLSLSKTFNYLDSSLTPPFFLFFIVSWVYLRHYINLKILWSLLTEFTTVGNYTLNFATQQYKCWISQPIIFVLLFALHLLNLFWLFFIARILYRLVVHGIQKDERSDSESESENEPEKESAVDEKKQ, encoded by the coding sequence ATGCCTCCAAAGAATCAATCACCTGAACTGAGACGAAGACGTACCACTTCAATTGGTAGAATAAATTTAGGAGATACTTCTGTCCCAAGTTTGTCTACCATGTCTGTGACTGAAGAAAGTAAGCATGCTTCTGAGGCAAGACTGAAGCTGTTGTCTAGCTCCTCTGAAAAGGATATTGATGTCTTGAGAAAATTATGGTTGTCTTATAGAGAGCTCAGTTACCGTCATTCATGGTTGACGTCGCTATTGATTATCTCCGTTATTTACCTGTTCTACATTTGCTCGGGTAACAGGACTGCATCCAACCCATTGCATATGTTTGTTGCCATTTCTTATCAAATTGGCGACACCAATATGTATGGTAAGGGTCCAAAGGATCTATGTTTCGTCTTTTTCTACATGATCTTCTTTACCTTTTTACGTGAATTCATCATGCAAGTCATCTTACGTCCATTGTCTATCAAAATGGGTAGCACCAgggaaaataaaatcagaAGAATGATGGAACAGATGTATTCGATCTTCTACTATAGTATCTCTGGACCATTCGGTCTTTACATCATGTACCATACTGACCTTTGGTTGTTTAGAACAGATACGATGTACAAGACCTATCCAGATTTCAACAACGAATATCTGTACAAGATATTCTATTTGGGTCAAGCAGCATTCTGGACCCAACAATCTTGTGTGCTCACTTTGCAACTGGAAAAACCAAGGAAGGACTTCCAAGAACTAATTTTCCATCATATTGTCACATTGGCTTTGATCTGGTTATCTTACGTGTTCCATTTTACTAAGATGGGTCTTTCTGTTTATGTCACTATGGATGTTTCGGATTTCTTTTTATCCTTGTCTAAGACTTTTAACTACTTGGACTCTTCTTTAACTCCGCccttcttccttttctttattgtttCCTGGGTTTACTTGCGTCATTACATCAATTTAAAGATTCTCTGGTCCTTGTTAACTGAATTCACGACTGTCGGTAACTACACGTTAAATTTTGCAACACAACAATACAAGTGTTGGATCTCTCAACCTATTATTTTCGTCCTTTTGTTCGCGCTACATTTGTTGAACCTATTCTGGTTATTCTTTATCGCCAGAATTTTGTATCGTCTAGTGGTACACGGTATCCAGAAGGATGAAAGAAGTGACAGTGAATCAGAGAGCGAAAATGAACCAGAAAAGGAGTCTGCTGtagatgaaaagaaacaataa